A genomic window from Nitrospiria bacterium includes:
- a CDS encoding AURKAIP1/COX24 domain-containing protein, whose translation MSRVVKKRRKKMRKHKYRKLRKKMRHQRKKR comes from the coding sequence ATGTCGAGAGTGGTCAAGAAACGGCGCAAAAAGATGCGGAAGCACAAATACCGAAAGCTTCGAAAGAAGATGCGCCATCAGCGCAAGAAACGGTAA
- a CDS encoding universal stress protein, which yields MKILMCTDGQTYAEEAIRFGGKFAHELDADVTVLYVRPVAPGGDSIYLTTARKKMGEWDLDIPGVQYLKRARDILAGAGLVAFSAEKDSGVRQTFRGSAEGGVELHLIGRNSERVRLKLREGESAEEILTEAGQGRYDLVLTGSRGHEGIASYFVGSTALRIAEFAPCSVLIAKNIRESHDFLMCTDGSKLAEKAELFGAQIAQALNARVTILSVAAEPEGQKASQEQVRRAEMILAQLGVQADVKVRSGRPSEVIIDEAKDHDIVVMGASGSSAVRRFFLGSVPLKVIEYGACPVLLVREKPETKRRSTGRRAG from the coding sequence ATGAAGATATTAATGTGCACCGACGGCCAGACGTACGCGGAGGAGGCGATTCGATTCGGCGGGAAATTTGCCCACGAGCTGGATGCGGACGTGACGGTTCTATACGTCCGTCCCGTGGCTCCCGGGGGGGACTCGATCTATCTGACGACGGCACGGAAGAAGATGGGGGAGTGGGATCTGGACATTCCTGGGGTTCAATACCTGAAGCGTGCGAGGGACATCCTGGCCGGGGCCGGTTTGGTGGCCTTCTCAGCCGAAAAGGATTCCGGGGTCCGTCAGACCTTCCGGGGGTCGGCCGAGGGAGGGGTTGAACTGCATCTGATCGGCCGCAATTCCGAACGCGTGCGGCTGAAACTTCGTGAGGGCGAATCGGCGGAGGAAATCCTGACGGAGGCCGGTCAGGGACGCTACGACTTGGTCCTGACCGGATCCCGGGGCCATGAAGGCATCGCCAGTTACTTTGTGGGCAGCACGGCGTTGCGGATCGCCGAATTTGCCCCTTGTTCGGTTTTAATTGCAAAAAACATCCGAGAGAGCCACGACTTTCTCATGTGCACGGATGGTTCAAAGCTGGCGGAGAAGGCCGAATTGTTCGGCGCCCAGATCGCGCAGGCCCTGAATGCGCGGGTGACCATTCTGTCCGTCGCCGCGGAGCCGGAGGGGCAGAAGGCCTCCCAGGAGCAGGTGCGGCGGGCGGAGATGATCCTGGCCCAATTGGGGGTCCAGGCCGATGTCAAGGTGCGCTCCGGCCGTCCCTCGGAGGTGATTATCGACGAGGCCAAGGATCACGACATCGTGGTCATGGGGGCCAGCGGGAGCTCGGCGGTCCGGCGGTTTTTTCTGGGCAGTGTTCCGCTCAAGGTGATCGAATACGGCGCATGTCCGGTCCTTTTGGTTCGGGAGAAGCCCGAAACCAAACGGCGCAGCACGGGCCGAAGGGCCGGTTGA
- a CDS encoding DASS family sodium-coupled anion symporter, translating to MGGLFNFLVRRRWIAAGFILGGVILLFPPPAGLTASGQKSLAIAIAAIVFFVTEPMPLPTVAILIGIFEVLLGIAGPMEVSRSFVSDSLLFIMGSLMIAETIVKQKLDKRLALAIVRVTGPRVERVVVGLIVVSALIASFIGEHTVVAMMMPVGMTLISYAGPDRRELKNLPPLIMLAIAYGAVLAGIGSPSGGARNAIMLTYWKQLFHLHVSYLQWMEYLYPMVLIQIPLVAWVLLKTFRPEVVDLSRSIEELRGRVAEEGTVTARDGWTVIIFFFTVFLWITVSDQIGLGTTAMIGVALYLMTGIAHWEDFSRGINWGVIFIYAGAISIGIAMRDTGAANWTAQWVLRGVEPLGLHGGIPMLLFVALLTMALASVMSSGATVGLLAPITLHMADLSGTSIVATGLVTAVASAFTFMTTIGSPACGMVYSSGYLKRADFIRAGWKMNIASLGLLLLVAFGYWRLLAFPGGGE from the coding sequence ATGGGTGGCCTTTTCAATTTCTTGGTCCGGCGGAGGTGGATCGCGGCGGGTTTTATTTTGGGCGGCGTCATTCTGCTTTTTCCGCCCCCTGCCGGCCTAACGGCGTCGGGCCAGAAATCGTTGGCCATCGCCATCGCGGCGATCGTGTTTTTTGTCACGGAGCCCATGCCGCTTCCCACGGTCGCCATTCTGATCGGCATATTCGAGGTACTCCTGGGCATTGCCGGTCCGATGGAGGTATCGCGGTCCTTTGTCAGCGATTCCCTTCTTTTTATCATGGGCTCGCTGATGATCGCCGAGACGATCGTAAAGCAGAAACTGGATAAACGACTCGCGCTGGCCATCGTACGGGTCACGGGGCCCCGCGTGGAGCGCGTGGTGGTCGGGCTCATTGTCGTTTCGGCCCTGATCGCATCGTTTATCGGGGAGCATACGGTCGTGGCCATGATGATGCCGGTGGGGATGACCTTGATTTCCTACGCCGGGCCGGACCGCCGGGAACTGAAAAATCTTCCGCCTCTGATCATGCTGGCGATCGCCTATGGTGCGGTTTTGGCCGGAATCGGAAGTCCGTCCGGGGGAGCCCGCAATGCCATCATGCTGACCTACTGGAAGCAGCTTTTTCATCTGCACGTGAGTTATCTCCAGTGGATGGAGTATCTCTATCCCATGGTCCTTATTCAAATTCCGCTGGTCGCCTGGGTCCTTCTCAAAACTTTTCGACCCGAGGTGGTGGACCTCAGCCGGTCCATCGAGGAACTTCGAGGCCGGGTTGCGGAAGAAGGAACCGTCACCGCACGGGATGGGTGGACGGTTATCATATTTTTTTTCACCGTGTTCTTATGGATCACCGTGAGCGATCAAATCGGACTGGGAACCACGGCCATGATCGGCGTGGCCTTATATCTGATGACCGGAATTGCCCATTGGGAGGATTTCAGCCGGGGAATCAATTGGGGAGTGATCTTCATCTATGCGGGGGCCATTTCAATCGGAATCGCGATGCGGGATACCGGCGCGGCGAACTGGACGGCCCAGTGGGTGCTCCGAGGGGTCGAGCCTTTGGGACTGCACGGCGGAATCCCGATGCTGTTATTTGTGGCCTTATTGACGATGGCCCTGGCTTCCGTGATGAGCAGCGGCGCCACGGTCGGATTATTGGCCCCGATCACCCTGCACATGGCGGATCTTTCCGGCACATCGATCGTGGCCACCGGTCTGGTCACGGCCGTGGCGTCGGCTTTCACGTTTATGACCACCATCGGGTCTCCGGCCTGCGGAATGGTGTACAGCAGCGGATATCTGAAACGAGCTGATTTTATCAGGGCCGGTTGGAAAATGAATATCGCATCATTGGGGCTGCTCTTGCTGGTGGCCTTTGGCTACTGGAGGCTGTTGGCGTTTCCGGGGGGTGGCGAATGA